A section of the Pseudomonas lini genome encodes:
- the nuoI gene encoding NADH-quinone oxidoreductase subunit NuoI → MMKYIFDIVHGFFTQLRSLVMIFGHAFRKRDTLQYPEEAVYLPPRFRGRIVLTRDPDGEERCVACNLCAVACPVGCISLQKAETDDGRWYPEFFRINFSRCIFCGLCEEACPTTAIQLTPDFEMAEFKRQDLVYEKEDLLISGPGKNPDYNFYRVAGMAIAGKPKGSAQNEAQPINVKSLLP, encoded by the coding sequence ATCATGAAGTACATTTTTGACATCGTGCATGGCTTCTTCACCCAGCTTCGCAGCCTGGTGATGATCTTCGGCCATGCCTTCCGCAAGCGCGACACGCTGCAATATCCGGAAGAGGCGGTGTACCTGCCGCCACGCTTCCGTGGCCGTATCGTGCTGACCCGCGACCCCGACGGCGAAGAGCGTTGCGTAGCTTGCAACCTGTGCGCCGTGGCGTGCCCGGTCGGTTGCATCTCGCTGCAGAAAGCTGAAACCGATGACGGTCGCTGGTACCCGGAGTTTTTCCGTATCAACTTCTCGCGCTGCATTTTCTGCGGCCTCTGCGAGGAAGCCTGCCCGACCACCGCGATCCAGCTGACACCGGATTTCGAGATGGCCGAGTTCAAACGTCAGGACCTTGTGTACGAGAAAGAAGATCTGTTGATCTCCGGCCCCGGCAAAAACCCTGATTACAACTTCTATCGTGTTGCAGGTATGGCGATTGCCGGTAAGCCAAAAGGCTCCGCGCAGAATGAAGCCCAGCCGATCAACGTGAAGAGCTTGCTGCCTTAA
- the nuoH gene encoding NADH-quinone oxidoreductase subunit NuoH translates to MTWFTPEVIDVIIAVLKAIVILLAVVVCGALLSWVERRLLALWQDRYGPNRVGPFGAFQIAADMIKMFFKEDWTPPFADKVIFTLAPVVAMSALLMAFAIIPITPTWGVADINIGILFFFAMAGLSVYAVLFAGWSSNNKFALLGSLRASAQTVSYEVFMGLSLMGIVIQVGSFNMRDIVEYQAQNLWFVIPQIFGFLTFFIAGVAVTHRHPFDQPEAEQELADGYHIEYAGMKWGMFFVGEYIGIVLISALLVTLFFGGWHGPFGILPQIPFIWFALKTAFFIMFFILLRASIPRPRYDQVMDFSWKFCLPLTLVNMLVTAAVVLLNTPAVAAQ, encoded by the coding sequence ATGACCTGGTTCACGCCTGAAGTGATCGACGTAATCATCGCGGTCCTCAAGGCCATCGTGATTCTGCTCGCCGTGGTGGTGTGCGGCGCGTTGCTGAGCTGGGTCGAGCGTCGTCTGCTCGCCCTCTGGCAGGACCGTTACGGTCCGAACCGCGTCGGCCCGTTCGGCGCGTTCCAGATTGCGGCCGACATGATCAAGATGTTCTTCAAGGAAGACTGGACCCCGCCGTTCGCCGACAAAGTGATCTTCACGTTGGCACCGGTCGTGGCCATGAGCGCCTTGCTGATGGCCTTCGCGATCATCCCGATCACCCCGACCTGGGGCGTGGCGGATATCAACATCGGCATCCTGTTCTTCTTCGCCATGGCCGGTCTGTCGGTCTACGCGGTTTTGTTCGCCGGCTGGTCGAGTAACAACAAGTTCGCCCTGTTGGGCAGCTTGCGGGCCTCGGCACAAACCGTGTCGTACGAAGTGTTCATGGGCCTGTCGCTGATGGGCATCGTGATCCAGGTCGGCTCGTTCAACATGCGCGACATCGTTGAATACCAGGCGCAGAACCTGTGGTTCGTCATTCCGCAGATCTTCGGTTTCCTGACCTTCTTCATCGCTGGCGTCGCCGTGACTCACCGTCACCCGTTCGACCAACCGGAAGCGGAACAGGAACTGGCCGACGGTTACCACATTGAATACGCCGGCATGAAATGGGGCATGTTCTTCGTCGGTGAATACATCGGCATCGTGCTGATTTCGGCGCTGCTGGTGACCTTGTTCTTCGGTGGCTGGCACGGTCCGTTCGGCATTCTGCCGCAGATCCCGTTCATCTGGTTCGCACTGAAAACCGCGTTCTTCATCATGTTCTTCATCCTGCTACGCGCCTCGATTCCGCGCCCACGGTATGACCAAGTGATGGATTTCAGCTGGAAGTTCTGCCTGCCGCTGACCCTCGTCAACATGCTGGTGACCGCTGCGGTCGTGTTGCTCAACACGCCCGCCGTCGCGGCTCAGTGA
- the nuoG gene encoding NADH-quinone oxidoreductase subunit NuoG, whose translation MATIHVDGKELEVDGADNLLQACLSLGLDIPYFCWHPALGSVGACRQCAVKQYTDENDTRGRIVMSCMTPATDGTWISIEDEESKAFRASVVEWLMTNHPHDCPVCEEGGHCHLQDMTVMTGHNERRYRFTKRTHQNQQLGPFISHEMNRCIACYRCVRFYKDYAGGTDLGVFGAHDNVYFGRVEDGTLESEFSGNLTEVCPTGVFTDKTHSERYNRKWDMQFSPSICHGCSSGCNISPGERYGELRRIENRFNGSVNQYFLCDRGRFGYGYVNREDRPRQPLLANGAKLGLDEALDKAADLLRGRNIVGIGSPRASLESNYALLELVGAEHFYSGIEAAELERIRLVVQVLKASPLPIPNMRDIEDHDAIFVLGEDLTQTAARMALALRQSVKGKAEDMADAMRVQPWLDAAVKNIGQNALNPLFIASLAETKLDDVAEECVHAAPDDLARIGFAVAHALDASAPAVEGLDAEALELAQRIANALLAAKRPLIIAGTSLGSKALIEAAANIAKALKLREKNGSISLIVPEANSLGLAMLGGDSVDAALQAVIDGKADAIVVLENDLYTRTDKAKVDAALNAAKVVIVADHQKTATSDRAHLVLPAASFAEGDGTLVSQEGRAQRFFQVFDPTYLDASILVHEGWRWLHALRSTLLNQPIDWTQLDHVTAAVAASKPQLARIVDAAPSAAFRIKGLKLAREPLRYSGRTAMRADISVHEPRTSQDNDTAFSFSMEGYSGSVEPRQQVPFAWSPGWNSPQAWNKFQDEVGGHIRAGDPGTRLIESTGDSLNWFASVPRAFNPAPGTWQVVPFFHLFGSEENSSKATPVQERIPAAYLSLAKSEADRLGVNDGALLSLNVAGQTLRLPLRINEELGAGLVALPAGIAGIPPAIFGKSVDGLQEAAL comes from the coding sequence ATGGCCACTATCCACGTAGACGGCAAAGAGCTCGAAGTCGATGGGGCAGACAACCTGTTACAGGCGTGTCTGTCGCTAGGCCTCGATATCCCTTATTTCTGCTGGCACCCAGCCCTCGGCAGCGTTGGCGCTTGCCGCCAGTGCGCGGTCAAGCAGTACACCGACGAAAACGACACCCGTGGTCGCATCGTCATGTCCTGCATGACCCCTGCCACCGACGGCACCTGGATCTCCATCGAAGATGAAGAATCCAAGGCCTTCCGTGCCAGTGTTGTTGAATGGCTGATGACCAACCACCCTCACGACTGCCCGGTCTGTGAGGAAGGCGGTCATTGCCACCTGCAAGACATGACGGTCATGACTGGCCACAACGAGCGCCGCTATCGCTTCACCAAGCGTACTCACCAGAACCAGCAACTGGGGCCGTTCATTTCCCACGAAATGAACCGCTGTATCGCTTGCTATCGTTGCGTGCGCTTCTATAAAGACTATGCCGGCGGCACTGACCTCGGCGTGTTCGGTGCTCACGACAACGTGTACTTCGGTCGCGTTGAAGACGGCACCCTCGAAAGCGAGTTCTCCGGCAACCTCACCGAGGTCTGCCCGACCGGTGTGTTCACCGACAAGACTCACTCCGAACGCTACAACCGTAAGTGGGACATGCAGTTCTCGCCGAGCATCTGCCATGGCTGCTCCAGCGGTTGCAACATTTCCCCGGGCGAGCGTTACGGCGAACTGCGTCGCATCGAAAACCGTTTCAACGGTTCGGTGAACCAGTACTTCCTGTGCGACCGTGGCCGTTTCGGTTACGGCTACGTCAACCGCGAAGACCGCCCGCGTCAGCCACTGCTGGCCAACGGCGCGAAGTTGGGCCTCGACGAAGCACTGGATAAAGCCGCTGACCTGCTGCGCGGTCGCAACATCGTCGGTATCGGTTCGCCGCGCGCCAGCCTCGAAAGCAACTACGCGTTGCTGGAACTGGTCGGCGCCGAGCACTTCTACTCCGGTATCGAAGCCGCTGAGCTTGAGCGCATTCGTCTGGTTGTGCAGGTGCTCAAAGCCAGCCCGCTGCCGATCCCGAACATGCGCGACATCGAAGATCACGATGCGATTTTCGTCCTCGGCGAAGACCTGACCCAGACTGCTGCGCGCATGGCCCTGGCCCTGCGTCAATCGGTCAAGGGCAAGGCCGAAGACATGGCCGACGCCATGCGCGTTCAGCCATGGCTCGATGCCGCGGTGAAGAACATCGGTCAGAACGCACTGAACCCGCTGTTCATCGCCAGCCTGGCTGAAACCAAGCTCGACGACGTGGCTGAAGAATGCGTCCACGCAGCTCCTGACGACCTGGCCCGCATCGGTTTCGCCGTGGCTCACGCCCTCGACGCCAGCGCGCCAGCCGTTGAAGGCCTGGACGCTGAAGCCCTCGAACTGGCTCAGCGCATCGCCAACGCCCTGCTCGCGGCCAAGCGTCCATTGATCATTGCCGGCACCTCGCTGGGTTCCAAGGCGTTGATCGAAGCCGCGGCGAACATTGCCAAGGCCCTGAAGCTGCGCGAGAAGAACGGTTCCATCAGCCTGATCGTGCCAGAGGCCAACAGCCTCGGCCTGGCCATGCTCGGTGGTGATTCGGTCGACGCAGCCCTGCAAGCGGTGATCGACGGTAAGGCCGACGCCATCGTCGTGCTGGAAAACGATCTGTACACCCGTACCGACAAAGCCAAGGTCGATGCTGCCCTGAATGCCGCGAAAGTGGTGATCGTGGCGGACCATCAGAAGACCGCCACCAGCGATCGCGCGCACCTGGTTCTGCCAGCCGCCAGCTTCGCTGAAGGCGACGGTACGCTGGTCAGCCAGGAAGGCCGCGCCCAGCGTTTCTTCCAGGTCTTCGACCCGACTTACCTCGACGCAAGCATTCTGGTTCATGAAGGCTGGCGCTGGCTGCATGCCCTGCGTTCGACCCTGCTGAACCAGCCGATCGACTGGACCCAACTGGACCACGTCACCGCTGCCGTTGCTGCGAGCAAACCGCAACTGGCGCGCATCGTCGATGCCGCACCGTCCGCCGCGTTCCGCATCAAAGGCCTGAAACTGGCTCGCGAACCGTTGCGTTACAGCGGCCGGACCGCCATGCGCGCCGACATCAGCGTGCACGAACCGCGTACTTCCCAGGACAACGACACCGCGTTCTCGTTCTCCATGGAAGGTTACTCGGGCTCGGTCGAACCGCGTCAGCAAGTACCCTTCGCCTGGTCTCCGGGCTGGAACTCGCCGCAAGCCTGGAACAAATTCCAGGACGAAGTCGGTGGTCACATCCGCGCTGGCGACCCGGGCACTCGCCTGATCGAAAGCACCGGTGATTCGCTGAACTGGTTCGCCAGTGTTCCGCGCGCGTTCAACCCGGCTCCGGGCACCTGGCAGGTCGTGCCGTTCTTCCACCTGTTCGGCAGCGAAGAGAACTCTTCCAAAGCCACGCCGGTTCAAGAACGCATTCCAGCCGCTTACCTGTCGCTGGCCAAGTCCGAAGCCGACCGCTTGGGCGTCAATGACGGTGCCCTGCTGAGCCTGAACGTGGCCGGCCAGACCTTGCGTCTGCCGCTGCGCATCAACGAAGAGCTGGGTGCCGGCCTGGTCGCATTGCCGGCCGGTATTGCCGGCATTCCGCCTGCGATCTTTGGCAAATCCGTTGACGGTCTGCAGGAGGCAGCGCTATGA
- the nuoF gene encoding NADH-quinone oxidoreductase subunit NuoF: MTLTSFGPANRIKRVAETHPLTWRLRDDGEAVWLDEYQAKNGYAAARKAFADMAQDDIVQTVKDAGLKGRGGAGFPTGVKWGLMPKDESINIRYLLCNADEMEPNTWKDRMLMEQLPHLLIEGMLISARALKTYRGYIFLRGEYTTAAKHLNRAVEEAKAAGLLGKNILGSGFDFELFVHTGAGRYICGEETALINSLEGRRANPRSKPPFPAAVGVWGKPTCVNNVETLCNVPAIIADGVDWYKSLAREGSEDMGTKLMGFSGKVKNPGLWELPFGVTGRELFEDYAGGMRDGYKLKCWQPGGAGTGFLLPEHLDAQMYAGGIAKVGTRMGTGLAMAVDDSVNMVSLLRNMEEFFSRESCGFCTPCRDGLPWSVKLLRAIENGEGQAGDIETLLGLVGFLGPGKTFCAHAPGAVEPLGSAIKYFRPEFEAGIAPTSAVVPPLAKPIVVGA, encoded by the coding sequence ATGACCCTGACTTCCTTCGGTCCTGCCAACCGCATCAAGCGTGTCGCAGAGACTCACCCGCTCACCTGGCGTCTGCGCGACGACGGCGAAGCCGTATGGCTCGACGAGTACCAGGCCAAGAACGGTTACGCCGCTGCGCGCAAGGCCTTCGCCGACATGGCCCAGGACGACATCGTCCAGACCGTGAAAGACGCAGGCCTTAAAGGTCGCGGCGGTGCAGGCTTCCCCACGGGCGTGAAGTGGGGCCTGATGCCCAAGGACGAATCCATCAACATCCGCTACCTGCTGTGCAACGCGGATGAGATGGAGCCGAACACCTGGAAAGACCGCATGCTGATGGAGCAACTGCCCCATCTGCTGATTGAAGGCATGCTGATCAGTGCCCGTGCGCTGAAAACTTACCGTGGCTACATCTTCCTGCGTGGCGAATACACCACCGCCGCCAAGCACCTGAACCGTGCAGTGGAAGAAGCCAAGGCTGCTGGCCTGCTGGGTAAAAACATCCTGGGTTCGGGTTTTGATTTCGAGCTCTTCGTGCACACCGGTGCAGGGCGTTACATCTGCGGTGAAGAAACCGCACTGATCAACTCCCTCGAAGGCCGCCGCGCCAACCCGCGCTCCAAGCCGCCCTTCCCTGCCGCCGTTGGCGTGTGGGGCAAGCCGACTTGCGTGAACAACGTTGAAACCCTGTGCAACGTACCGGCGATCATTGCCGACGGCGTGGACTGGTACAAATCGTTGGCCCGCGAAGGCAGCGAAGACATGGGCACCAAGCTCATGGGCTTCTCCGGCAAGGTCAAGAACCCGGGGCTGTGGGAATTGCCGTTCGGCGTCACCGGTCGCGAGTTGTTCGAAGACTACGCGGGCGGCATGCGCGACGGTTACAAGCTCAAGTGCTGGCAGCCAGGCGGCGCCGGTACCGGTTTCCTGTTGCCGGAACACCTGGATGCACAAATGTATGCCGGCGGCATCGCCAAAGTAGGCACCCGTATGGGTACCGGCCTGGCCATGGCGGTGGACGACAGCGTCAACATGGTGTCCTTGCTGCGCAACATGGAAGAGTTCTTCTCCCGCGAATCCTGTGGCTTCTGCACCCCATGCCGTGACGGTCTGCCGTGGAGCGTCAAGCTGCTGCGCGCGATCGAGAATGGTGAAGGGCAAGCCGGCGACATCGAGACCCTGCTGGGTCTGGTCGGTTTCCTCGGCCCAGGCAAGACCTTCTGTGCACACGCACCGGGTGCCGTGGAGCCGTTGGGCAGCGCCATCAAATACTTCCGTCCAGAGTTCGAAGCCGGCATCGCGCCTACCAGCGCCGTCGTCCCGCCTCTGGCAAAGCCGATCGTAGTCGGCGCGTAA
- the nuoE gene encoding NADH-quinone oxidoreductase subunit NuoE, with protein MNSPLIQTDRFALSETERSAIEHELHHYEDPRAASIEALKIVQKERGWVPDGALYAIGEILGIPASDVEGVATFYSQIFRQPVGRHIIRVCDSMVCYIGGHESVVSEIQGKLGIGLGQTTADGRFTLLPVCCLGNCDKAPALMIDDDTFGDVQPAGVAKLLEGYV; from the coding sequence ATGAACAGCCCGCTTATCCAGACAGACCGTTTCGCCCTGAGCGAAACCGAGCGCTCGGCCATCGAGCATGAGCTGCATCACTACGAAGACCCGCGCGCGGCGTCGATCGAAGCCCTGAAGATCGTCCAGAAGGAACGTGGTTGGGTGCCTGACGGCGCGCTCTACGCCATCGGCGAAATCCTTGGCATCCCGGCCAGCGACGTTGAAGGGGTGGCAACGTTCTACAGCCAGATCTTCCGTCAGCCCGTGGGCCGTCACATCATTCGCGTCTGCGACAGCATGGTCTGCTACATCGGCGGCCACGAGTCGGTGGTCAGCGAAATCCAGGGCAAGCTTGGCATCGGCCTGGGTCAGACCACCGCCGACGGTCGTTTCACCCTGCTGCCCGTCTGCTGCCTCGGCAACTGCGACAAGGCGCCGGCGCTGATGATCGACGACGACACGTTCGGTGATGTGCAGCCTGCCGGCGTTGCCAAATTGCTCGAGGGCTACGTATGA
- the nuoC gene encoding NADH-quinone oxidoreductase subunit C/D: MTTGSALYIPPYKADDQDVVVELNNRFGPEAFTAQPTRTGMPVLWVARAKLVEVLTFLRNLPKPYVMLYDLHGVDERLRTKRQGLPSGADFTVFYHLMSIERNSDVMIKVALSESDLSVPTVTGLWPNANWYEREVWDMYGINFAGHPHLTRIMMPPTWEGHPLRKDFPARATEFDPFSLTLAKQQLEEEAARFKPEDWGMKRSGPNEDYMFLNLGPNHPSAHGAFRIILQLDGEEIVDCVPDVGYHHRGAEKMAERQSWHSFIPYTDRIDYLGGVMNNLPYVLSVEKLAGIKVPEKVDVIRIMMAEFFRITSHLLFLGTYIQDVGAMTPVFFTFTDRQKAYTVIEAITGFRLHPAWYRIGGVAHDLPRGWEKLVKDFVEWMPKRLDEYQKAALDNSILRGRTIGVAAYNTKEALEWGVTGAGLRSTGCDFDLRKARPYSGYENFEFEIPLAANGDAYDRCIVRVEEMRQSLKIIEQCMRNMPEGPYKADHPLTTPPPKERTLQHIETLITHFLQVSWGPVMPANESFQMIEATKGINSYYLTSDGGTMSYRTRIRTPSFPHLQQIPSVIKGSMVADLIAYLGSIDFVMADVDR, translated from the coding sequence ATGACTACAGGCAGTGCTCTGTACATCCCGCCTTATAAGGCAGACGACCAGGATGTGGTCGTCGAACTGAACAATCGTTTTGGCCCGGAGGCGTTCACCGCCCAGCCAACCCGCACCGGCATGCCGGTGCTTTGGGTTGCCCGCGCCAAACTCGTCGAAGTCCTGACCTTCCTGCGCAACCTGCCCAAGCCGTACGTCATGCTCTATGACCTGCACGGCGTGGACGAGCGTCTGCGCACCAAGCGTCAAGGGCTGCCAAGCGGCGCCGACTTCACTGTGTTCTATCACTTGATGTCGATCGAACGTAATAGTGACGTAATGATCAAGGTCGCCTTGTCCGAGAGCGACCTTAGCGTGCCGACCGTTACCGGTCTCTGGCCGAACGCCAACTGGTACGAGCGTGAAGTGTGGGACATGTACGGCATCAACTTTGCCGGTCACCCGCACCTGACCCGCATCATGATGCCACCGACCTGGGAAGGTCACCCGCTGCGCAAGGACTTCCCGGCCCGTGCCACCGAGTTCGACCCGTTCAGCCTGACCCTGGCCAAGCAACAGCTTGAGGAAGAAGCCGCGCGCTTCAAGCCTGAAGACTGGGGCATGAAGCGTTCCGGACCGAACGAGGACTACATGTTCCTCAACCTCGGCCCGAACCACCCTTCGGCGCACGGTGCATTCCGTATCATCCTGCAGCTGGACGGTGAAGAGATCGTCGACTGCGTGCCCGACGTCGGTTACCACCACCGTGGTGCCGAGAAGATGGCCGAGCGTCAGTCCTGGCACAGCTTCATTCCGTACACCGACCGTATCGACTACCTCGGCGGCGTGATGAACAACCTGCCGTACGTGCTCTCGGTCGAGAAGCTGGCCGGCATCAAGGTGCCCGAGAAGGTCGACGTCATCCGCATCATGATGGCCGAGTTCTTCCGGATCACCAGCCACCTGCTGTTCCTGGGGACTTACATCCAGGACGTCGGCGCCATGACCCCGGTGTTCTTCACCTTCACCGACCGCCAAAAGGCGTACACGGTGATCGAAGCCATCACCGGTTTCCGTCTGCACCCGGCCTGGTACCGCATCGGTGGCGTCGCTCACGACCTGCCGCGCGGCTGGGAAAAACTGGTCAAGGATTTCGTCGAGTGGATGCCCAAGCGTCTGGACGAATACCAGAAAGCCGCACTGGACAACAGCATCCTGCGTGGCCGGACCATCGGCGTCGCCGCCTACAACACCAAAGAAGCCCTGGAATGGGGCGTCACCGGTGCCGGCCTGCGTTCGACCGGTTGCGATTTCGACCTGCGCAAGGCTCGCCCTTACTCCGGGTACGAAAACTTCGAATTCGAAATCCCGCTGGCGGCCAATGGCGATGCCTACGACCGTTGCATCGTTCGCGTCGAAGAAATGCGCCAGAGCCTCAAGATCATCGAGCAGTGCATGCGCAACATGCCGGAAGGCCCGTACAAGGCGGATCACCCGCTGACCACGCCGCCACCAAAAGAGCGCACGCTGCAACACATCGAGACCCTGATCACGCACTTCCTGCAAGTTTCGTGGGGCCCGGTCATGCCGGCCAACGAATCCTTCCAGATGATCGAAGCGACCAAGGGCATCAACAGTTATTACCTGACGAGCGATGGCGGCACCATGAGCTACCGCACCCGGATTCGTACTCCAAGCTTCCCGCACCTGCAGCAGATCCCTTCGGTGATCAAAGGCAGCATGGTCGCGGACTTGATCGCGTACCTGGGTAGTATCGATTTCGTTATGGCCGACGTGGACCGCTAA